TTTCGAGATTGATGGCAGAACTCAATGTTTCTGATATGTTCCCGGTGCTTAGGCCATTTGATTTACAAGGAATTGAATCCAAAGCCAAGAAAAACGTTTCGTGGTTTTATGAGTTTTTCGAATCGGTGATAGAGCAGCGAAGGAAGCTCGGAGAGGGACCAAAAATGGCTGATAGTAAGGATTTTTTGCAGCAATTGTTGGAGCTGAACCAAATAGGAGATGTCAAAACTTCAATATCCATGAAGGAAATAAAGGCTATTCTACTGGTAAGCATATACACTAAATTTTGAAATCccgaattctaaaaataaaactgCATTACTAAACttcaaaaatttacaaaatttatattaCATATTTTAATCTGGGTACACcggaataaaatttaaataattttatactcTTTCGTaacattttacacaattaatgttttaataattCAACCATCATAATTCATACTCTATTTACCTAAATAATGCAAATCAAGtttgacataaattaaaaattttaactattcattttatgtaaaagaaaattcaattattcattcattaaatattaatttcacaaaaATATACGAAAATGTATAAATTACTCCAATTTCACATCAACTTAAGTTGATTCATTcccatacatatatgtatatatatatatatagacatagTTTAAAAAAAGTACATAGCAATCCCTGAAATTGGTCGGTTTAGTTATAAACAATATGATTTTAGAGATAAAATTTAGGATTTTGtaagttaatttttattcaaaatattaattcaactgttaatatcaaaaatattttccgTCAAAATTTATCAACATATGAAATGTTAATTTGAGTGTTGTCATATGTGGTGATaataattgataaaaaaaatatacTAACTTAATAAAATTTAACTGAAATATTAATAAAGATGTTAATGActgaattataattttaaattaaaaatataatgtaTAAATCTCTAGAGGTATCTTAACCTTTGAATAAAGGGTACATTTAATTGGATTGGAACTTATTTTAAAGTATATAAAATCACTTAATTTGGCTattgatataaaaataaacatCTAACCTAcctatgtattttaattttatactctaatcaaaattgaattaatagaattaaattaattaaattatttcaattcgataaattaattcaattttaattaaattttgctTAACTTTAATCTTTTGTCTCTAATTGTGAGTATAGAGTATTGTAACTGGCGCTACGGACACGACATTTACAACAATAGAGTGGGCGATGACAGAATTACTACGACACCCAGATAAATTGCGAAGAGTCGTTGAGGAATTAGATGCAATAATCGGTGACCAAAACATTGTTGAAGAGTTCCATCTTCCTCGCCTACTCTATTTAGAAGCTGTGGTGAAAGAGACGTTACGAATTCACCCACCGGCTCCTTTGCTAATGCCACACATGCCGAGCGAGACCATCGTCGTAGCCGGTTACACTATCCCCAAAAATTCCAATATTTTCTTCAACGTGTGGACAATACAAAGGGACACCCAGTTCTGGGAAAACCCTCTTCAATTCGAGCCGGAAAGGTTCTTGAATGTCATTGAGAAAAGGAATTATAAGGGAAATAGTTTCGATTTTTTCCCGTTTGGATCGGGGAGGAGGATTTGTGTTGGGATTTCAATGGCAGAGAAAATTGTGATGCTGATGTTGGCGACATTGTTGCATTGTTTCGAATGGGAACTGCCGAATGGGCGAAAACCTGATGTGAAAGAGAAACTACTATTGGTGTTGTCGAAAGCTGAGCCACTTATTGTTGTGCCCGTTGCGCGCTCATCTAATTCAATGCAATATCAataaatttgtggttaaaatatGCTTTAAGTCACCTtacttttcataaatttaaaatttaatccttatatttttaatcacaaaaatttaattcCTCTACTTTTTATTAGTATTATAATAACCATATGTCTATACatgattatttatatatatatatatatatatatatatatatatatcttgaaACTATATTGTGCACTCTTATGTTGGGATgaaaatatgtatttttaatCTATATATTTGCATGTTAATATATTTTGCGGGTCATAGAATAtgcatatatttaaatttatgtgtcaTGTACATGTGTTTTGATATGATGTTATATGTATGGCCATTTGCCAATGGATATATTTGTTTGTGTTAGGGTGCTTAGAAATTATTTGTTATGCTTTGGTAGAAttgtaattttcttttatttcattattcattgcattaaaatttaagtgattttacatatttttataatttttttatattattaatattttaataatttaaccatCATATTTCATGTTCTATTCATGTAGATCATATATATCAAATTTggtataaattaataatttccagctatttattttatgtaaaaaaactTTTAACTCATATCAAACAAAAACGGATAAATTATTCCTTACATGTTAAATTAAATATCGAACAAGAATGGATGTGAAAGAGGTGAGCGTTCAATTTCAAGTTAGTCGA
This window of the Gossypium arboreum isolate Shixiya-1 chromosome 12, ASM2569848v2, whole genome shotgun sequence genome carries:
- the LOC108478137 gene encoding labd-13Z-ene-9,15,16-triol synthase, chloroplastic-like; translation: MSNFYDKVAGKGWLRRHDGLAAFTITEVVATLTVATLVIIYFSRLVKKLIIKTKPSPLPPGPIGLPILGHRLFIKPDFLQYVTEQSKIHGPIIKLQLGRKVYIIISSPSIAKQILKDHDAIFANRDIPVAAIKGTFGGLDIVWRSNGPELHKLRKLVVSEIMSNKGLNACYEFRRREIRHVVKNINGKIGSLINLSEQIFLTTFNITVNMLWGGSLNGEESNLLLEFKDRFEEFSRLMAELNVSDMFPVLRPFDLQGIESKAKKNVSWFYEFFESVIEQRRKLGEGPKMADSKDFLQQLLELNQIGDVKTSISMKEIKAILLSIVTGATDTTFTTIEWAMTELLRHPDKLRRVVEELDAIIGDQNIVEEFHLPRLLYLEAVVKETLRIHPPAPLLMPHMPSETIVVAGYTIPKNSNIFFNVWTIQRDTQFWENPLQFEPERFLNVIEKRNYKGNSFDFFPFGSGRRICVGISMAEKIVMLMLATLLHCFEWELPNGRKPDVKEKLLLVLSKAEPLIVVPVARSSNSMQYQ